The DNA sequence CGCTGATGGCCCCCAGGTCGACCTGCGCGCACGCGGGAAGCCCCGGCGGAGCCGGGGCGGGAGGGGTGCTGGAGGTGGTGTCGCTCATCGGGATCCAGTCTTCCATGCCTGCGACGAGCGCTCTCGGCGACCGGGCATGCTGGGCGCGTGACCCCGACCGCCGATGCCCCGGGCTCCCCCGGCGATCCGGACCTTTCCGGCGGCCCGGACCTGCCCGTGGAGTCGGACCTCTCGGGCGACCGGGCGGCGCGGCGGGCCCGGTGGGCCGTCTCGGCGATGTTCGCCACGAACGGGGCGCTGTTCGCCGGGGTGGTGCCCCGCTACCCGGACATCACCAGCGCCCTGCACCTGTCGAGCGCGGCGTTCGGCACGGCGGTCGCGGGGTACGGGGTGGGCGCGGTGGTGGCGGGGCCGTTCGCCGCATCGCTGGTGCGCCGGTTCGGCTCCGCCCGGTTCGCCGTCGCCACGACGATCGGGGTGGCGGCCAACCTCGTGCTCATCGGTGCGGCGCCCGTGTGGGGCCTGCTCGCGGCCGCGCTCGCGCTGGCGGGGGCGCTGGACTCGCTCACCGACATCGCCGAGAACGCCCAGGGCCTGCGGGTGGAGCGCAGCCTGCGGCGGTCGGTGCTCGGGTCGATGCACGCCATGTGGAGCGTGGGCGCCGTGGCGGGCGGGGCGCTGGGCAGCGCCGCCGCGGGGCTCGGCATACCGGTGGTCCTCCACCTGGGTGTGGTCGGCGCAGTCGCTGCGGCCGTCGCCCTCGTGGCCGGCCGCGCGATGCTCCCGGGCCACGAGGCGCTGCCCGACGACGAGCCGGCGACGACCGTGGCGCCACCGCGCGGCCACCACCTCCGGCGGGCCGGCCTGCTCCTCGCCCTGGCGGCGGTGGCGTCGATGGGCCAGCTCATGGAGGACGTCACGGCCACGTGGAGCGCCCTGTACCTGCGTGAGTCGCTGGGGGCCGCGGCCGCGGTCGGGGGCCTGGGGTTCGTGGCGCTGCAGGTCACCCAGACGGGCGGACGGCTCGTGGGCGACCGCCTGGTCACCTCCCACGGCGACCGTCTCGTCGCCCGGGTCGGGGTCGTCCTGGCCGGTACGGCGATGACCGTGGCGCTGCTCGTGCCGAGTCCCGCCTCCGTGATTGCCGCCTTCGCCGTCGTGGGGCTCGGCATCGGCACCCTCATCCCGGCCGGGCTGCGGGCGGCCGACGGGGTGCCGGGGCTGCGCCCCGGGTCCGGGCTGACGGTGGTGGGCATGGGGTTGCGAGTGACGTTGCTGCTGTCACCCCTGGGGACGGGGTTGCTGGCGCAGGCGCGGGGACTGCCTGCGGTCCTGTGGGTCCTGCCGGGTGCGGCCGTCGTCGTGCTCCTGCTCTCCCCCAGCCTCCCCGCGCGCAGGGTCCGCTGAGGCGTCGGCCCGCAGACGCGCCGACCACCGCTGGTCGGGTGGCGCTGGGTCCGCTCAGCGACGCAGGAGGGCGGCGACCGTCCCCGGGACGGCCTGGGCCACGGCGAGCGCGCGCACCGGACCACCCGGGTTGGCGCGGTCGGCGGCGACCCCGTGGACGAGGGCGGCCAGGCTGCCCGCGTCGACCGGGTCCAGCCCGGCGGCCAGCAGCGTCCCGGCGATCCCGGCCAGGACGTCCCCGGCCCCGGCCGTCGCGAGCCACGGCGGGGCGTCGCGCTGCGAGCGCACCGGCATACCGGAGTCGCTCGGCGGCACGACCAGCGTGGTGGCGCCCTTGAGCAGAACCGTCGCGCCCGTCGCGTCCGCGGTCCGGCGGGCGTGCCCGAGCGGGTCGGCACTGACCTGCTCGCGGGTCACCTCGCCGTCCTCGAGCCGGGACAGCAGGCGCGCGAGCTCCCCTGCGTGCGGGGTGAGGAGCGTGGGGGCGTCGCGGCGACCGGTCACGAGGTCGAGGCCGCCGGCGTCGACGAGGACCGGCAGGTCGGAGGCGAGCGCGGCCCGCGCCGTGTCGAGCTGGGCCTTGCTCCCCTGGGCCCGCGAGGCGGTGTCGAGGCCGGGCCCGACCACCCAGGCCTGCACCCGCCCCTCGCCGAGCACCGCCTCGGGGACAGCCGACCGGACCTGGGCCGTGGGCGTCGGCGTGCCCACGTAGCGCACCATCCCGACGCCCGCCTCGACGGCCGCGGTGCAGCACAGCACGGGGGCACCGGTGTAGTTCTCGCCACCGGCCACGACGCCGAGCACGCCGCGGGAGTACTTGTCGGCAGACGCACCCGGCACCGGCCACAGGTCCCGCACGTCGTCGAAGTCGAGCCGCTCCACGTCGGCCGCACCCTCGAGCGAGAGCCCGATGTCGACGAGGGTGAGGACGCCGACGGCCGGCTCGGTGGCGGGCAGCAGGTGCACCGGCTTGGCGACGCCGAACGTCACCGTCTCGTCCGCGAAGACCCCGGTGTCCGAGGCGGAGCGGCCGGCCGGGTCGTGCCCCGAGGGCAGGTCCACCGAGAGCACGTATGCCGTGTCCGGCACCGCCTCGACCCAGGCGCGGGCCGCCTCGGGCAGTCCGGGTCGGCCGCCGATCCCGAGCACGCCGTCGAGCACGAGGGCCGCGTCACCCAGCGCGGCCACCTGGTCCTCGCCCGGGCCGACGACGCGCACGCCGGCCTGACTCGCCGCCGTCCGGCCGGCCTCGTGCACCGGCCAGTCGCCCACGAGGGCCACGCACTCCAGGCCCTCCCCTGCGAGGTGGGCCAGGGCCCACAGCGCGTCGCCGCCGTTGTTGCCGGGGCCGACGAGGCCCACGACGCGGCTGCCGTCACGCTCGCGGACCCGCGCGAGGCAGACCTCCGCCAGGCCCAGGGCGGCCCGGCCCATGAGCTCGCCGTCCTCGAGCGTCGCCATCAGCGACTCCTCGGCACTGCGGACGCGGTCCGCGGCATACGCCCTCAACATGCTCAGCCCTCCGCGACGACGACGGCCGACGCGATCCCCGCGTCGTGGGACAACGAGACGTGCAACGCGTGCACGCCCAGCGCCTCGGCGCGGGCGGCGACGGTGCCGGAGACGACGAGGTGGGGGCGGCCGTCGTCACCGCGGCGGACGGTCGCGTCGTGCCACTCGAGCCCGACCGGCGCGCCCAGCGCCTTGGCCAGCGCCTCCTTGGCCGCGAAGCGGGCGGCCAGGGAGTTCAGCGGCAGCGAGCACTCCTCCTCGGTGAAGAGGCGGTCGCGCAGGGCAGGCGTGCGCTCGAGCGTCGCCCCGAAGCGCTCCACGTCGACGACGTCGATCCCGACCCCGACGATCACCGCGAGCGCCTCGAGGGGCTGCCCGCAGCGCCGCGGGTGGAGCGCCCCGGCATCGCGGTCACTCGACGGTGACGGACTTGGCCAGGTTGCGGGGCTGGTCGACGTCCAGGCCCTTGGCGGTCGACAGGTGCAGCGCGAAGACCTGCAGCGGCACCACGGTCAGCAGCGGGGCGAGGAGCGGCGACGTCTGCGGGACCCGGATCACCTCGTCGGCGAACGGCACGACGTCCTCGTCGCCCTCCTCGGCGATGACGAGGGTGCGGGCGCCGCGGGCGCGGATCTCCTGGATGTTGGAGACGACCTTCTTGTGCAGGTCGTGCGGCGTGCCCGGCCCCGGGACGACGATGAACACCGGCTGGCCGGCGTCGATGAGGGCGATCGGGCCGTGCTTGAGCTCGCCCGCCGCGAAGCCCTCGGCGTGGATGTACGCGAGCTCCTTGAGCTTGAGCGCGCCCTCCATCGCGACCGGGTAGCCGACGTTGCGGCCGAGGAAGAGGACCGAGCGGGTGTCGGCCATGAACCGCGCGATCTCCTTGACGCGGCCCATCCGGCCGAGGAGCTCCTCGAGCTTGGCCGGGATCTCGTGCAGCTCCTTCATCACGGCCTGCGCGTCGTCGGCGAACGTGCCGCCGCGCAGCTGGGCGAGGTAGAGGCCGAGGACGTAGCAGGCGGTGATCTGCGCGAGGAAGGCCTTGGTCGACGCGACCGCGATCTCGGGCCCGGCGTGCGTGTAGAGCACGGCGTCGGACTCTCGCGGGATGGTCGAGCCGTGCGTGTTGCAGATGCTCAGGGTCAGCGCGCCGAGCTCGCGGGCGTGCTTGACCGCCATGAGCGTGTCCATGGTCTCGCCGGACTGGCTGATCGAGACGACGAGGGTGCGCTCGCTGGCGATCGGGTCGGAGTAGCGGAACTCGTGGGCGAGGGAGACCTCGACCGGGATCCGGGTCCAGTGCTCGATGGCGTACTTGGCGACCATGCCCGCGTATGCCGCGGTGCCGCACGCCACGATGATGATGCGGTCGACCTGGCTGAGCTGCTCCTCGGTGATCGACATGTCGTCGAGGACAAGCCGGCCGTCGGAGTCGGTGCGCCCCAGCAGCGTGTCGCCGACGGCGTGCGGCTGCTCGTGGATCTCCTTCTCCATGAAGGTCG is a window from the Phycicoccus sp. M110.8 genome containing:
- a CDS encoding holo-ACP synthase → MIVGVGIDVVDVERFGATLERTPALRDRLFTEEECSLPLNSLAARFAAKEALAKALGAPVGLEWHDATVRRGDDGRPHLVVSGTVAARAEALGVHALHVSLSHDAGIASAVVVAEG
- a CDS encoding bifunctional ADP-dependent NAD(P)H-hydrate dehydratase/NAD(P)H-hydrate epimerase, which produces MATLEDGELMGRAALGLAEVCLARVRERDGSRVVGLVGPGNNGGDALWALAHLAGEGLECVALVGDWPVHEAGRTAASQAGVRVVGPGEDQVAALGDAALVLDGVLGIGGRPGLPEAARAWVEAVPDTAYVLSVDLPSGHDPAGRSASDTGVFADETVTFGVAKPVHLLPATEPAVGVLTLVDIGLSLEGAADVERLDFDDVRDLWPVPGASADKYSRGVLGVVAGGENYTGAPVLCCTAAVEAGVGMVRYVGTPTPTAQVRSAVPEAVLGEGRVQAWVVGPGLDTASRAQGSKAQLDTARAALASDLPVLVDAGGLDLVTGRRDAPTLLTPHAGELARLLSRLEDGEVTREQVSADPLGHARRTADATGATVLLKGATTLVVPPSDSGMPVRSQRDAPPWLATAGAGDVLAGIAGTLLAAGLDPVDAGSLAALVHGVAADRANPGGPVRALAVAQAVPGTVAALLRR
- the glmS gene encoding glutamine--fructose-6-phosphate transaminase (isomerizing) produces the protein MCGIVGYVGPNADGKALDVVMEGLARLEYRGYDSAGVALVTGEGVATEKRAGKLVNLQGALDADELPGATTGIGHTRWATHGGPTDQNAHPHRGGDDGKLALIHNGIIENFHSLKGELQRDGVTFDSETDTEVAAHLVAREYEKTGDLTEAMRGVVNRLEGAFTLLAVHADSPGVVVGARRNSPLVVGLGEGENFLGSDVAAFIGHTRNALELGQDQIVTITPDSYEVTNFDGTPADGKHYEVTWDAAAAEKGGYPTFMEKEIHEQPHAVGDTLLGRTDSDGRLVLDDMSITEEQLSQVDRIIIVACGTAAYAGMVAKYAIEHWTRIPVEVSLAHEFRYSDPIASERTLVVSISQSGETMDTLMAVKHARELGALTLSICNTHGSTIPRESDAVLYTHAGPEIAVASTKAFLAQITACYVLGLYLAQLRGGTFADDAQAVMKELHEIPAKLEELLGRMGRVKEIARFMADTRSVLFLGRNVGYPVAMEGALKLKELAYIHAEGFAAGELKHGPIALIDAGQPVFIVVPGPGTPHDLHKKVVSNIQEIRARGARTLVIAEEGDEDVVPFADEVIRVPQTSPLLAPLLTVVPLQVFALHLSTAKGLDVDQPRNLAKSVTVE